TAGCGTAATCCCTGCGCGTCGAACGCCTAGCATCATGGCTAGAAACTCGTGGGTCAGCTGCAGGCTATCTGTCTTGGCGCGGTCATGGGTCATTAATAGCCAGCGAGCGAGTCGCTCTTCAATTCGGTGAAAATGAATGCAAGCTGCTGAGTTAGCCAGTTGGTTCATGACCACATAGAGGTATCGTTTCAGGCGTTGATGCAATACAGGACTACTTAACAGGAGCCGTTGAAAGCTGGCGGCGTTAATGCGTAGGGCTAGCCCTTCACCTTGAACTAATGCAAGTAGGGGGGCTTCTTCGACGCCGAGTACCAGAGAAATACCTAGCATGCCCTCACGTCCTGCCATCGCGACTTCAAGTCGGCTATCCACATTTAGAATGACGATCTGTGAAATGAAGCTGTTGATGGGGAAGTAGGCGTGGGTGACTGTGTCGGTAGGCTGAAACAGTACTTCGCCAAACGCTAGCGGCACGGTTTCGCAACTGGCCATAAAAGCGTCCCGCTCAGCGGTAGGCAGATCAGCAAGAAGGTGGTTGGCATCGGCAGCGTGAAAAATAGACGTCATGTGCCTCTCCGGTTAAAAGAACCTGGCAAACGGCACAATGAGGGTAATTATCATTTTGATGTCGGCTGCAGATGTACCGTTATTTGTTTTTAACGATGCATCTGCATATTAACATTGGGTGAATCAAGCGTCGGCACGCTAGCGTACATAACTCGCTAACACTGTTAGCATTATGGTGGCGACCTCGCTTCTGTCGCTCACATAACGTTATGGTGGTTTAACAAGCGGTCATACTCGTCCTTAACGACCGAATAGCACTCGCAAACTCGCTCTTCTAGGCCTAGTCGGTCAAGCACGTTGATATGCCCTCGGTGGTAGGAGATCAGGCCAGCCCTTTGCAGCTTACCCGCCGCTTCGGTGACTCCCTCGCGACGAACGCCCAGCATATTGGCAATTAACTCCTGAGTCATAATCAGTTCATTGCCATGCAATCGGTCAAGGCTGAGCAGCAGCCAGCGGCATAGCTGTTGGTCGAGGTTGTGATGGCGATTGCAAACTGCCGTTTGCGCCATTTGTGTCAGCAGAGCTTGGGTATAGCGCAGCAGCAGTCGCTGCATGGGGCCAGCGCGGTAAAATTCGTTTTTGAGCAATTGGCCTTTTAGGCGTATCGCTTTCCCGGCACTCTGTACAATCGCTCGGCTGGGCGTGGTCTCACCCCCCATAAACAGCGACACGCCCACCACGCCTTCATAGCCTACAACGGCAATTTCCGTAGAGGCACCATTCTCCATCACGCACAGCAGCGAGACGATGGAGTCCAGAGGAAAATAGACATGGTGCATGTGTTGCCCCGACTCACACAGCGATTGACCCAGGGTAAGTGTCACTTCCTCAAAATGAGGCAAGAGGCGATTCAGTTCATCTTCCGGCAATAAACCAAGCAACGCATTTTGCTGAAAATCACGTGGTTCAAGCATTGAATCTCCCCTTATCCTTAACTGACGCGCCGCTTCTGATGAAAAGTCGTCCACCTTGAGGTGCCGAATTGTGTGTTTTAGGGTTGGCCACCTCAAGTTGATAGGCACATATCTTTTAAGTATAGAGTGCTTGGAAATAAACTCTGTACGTTATCGCACATAGCGTTCATTTAAGTAGGCGTAGAAGCGGTAATTTTTTGGGCTGTGAGTATTTTGCAACTGTGTACGCCAGCGCACAGTGAGTGATTGAATTAGCGCCTAATGTCAATATCAGTGTGGCAACGGATATGCCTAAACAGGATGTTGCACTGCGCGCTGCAAGGAATGCAGCGCTAACCTTACCCTTGGACACGGCTACACATGGATAAAAACGTCATGCTGTACGGTGGTCACCAAAGCAATAACGCCCAGACGACAGAAAATGATGCCGAGCAAGTTGCCGATGAGCGATTGCGAAGTGTCGAGAATGCCCTGCAAGTAGAAAGGGGGTGGGCTAAAGCAACACTAAATTCAATCGGTGATGCTGTTTTGACGACCGATTTGAGCGCCAGAGTTACCTATCTGAACCGTGTCGCTGAAGCGTTGACCGGTTGGGCAAGTGTAGAGGCGCTTGGTAAATCAATTGATCAGGTCTTAAAGCTCATCAATATCCGAACTAACGAGCCTGCGCCTAACCCAGCGCTAAGGGCGATAGAAGAAAATCGTACGGTAGGGTTGGCGCTGGACTGCGTTTTGATTCGCCAGGATGGTAGTCAGCTGGAAATAGAAGATTCGGCGGCTCCTATTCATGATAGCCATGGTGTTACGGTAGGCGCGGTGATTGTATTTCATGATGCCAAGCACTCTTTAACTCGCGCAGAGCAACTAGCCTATCAGGCCCATTATGATGCTCTAACCAAACTGCCTAATCGTTTTCTATTTGCAGAGCATCTTGCTCGCGCTATCCGTTTAGCAAAACGCCACGATCATTATGTCGCGCTGTTATATTTAGATATCGATAATTTTAAGTGCATCAATGATTCACTTGGCCATGCTGTTGGCGACAGTTTGTTGCAGTTCGTCGCTACTTGTCTCGTTGAGTGCGTGCGCGATACAGACTGTGTGTGTCGGCAGGGTGGAGATGAGTTTATAGTGTTGCTTAGCGAAATTGAAAAACTAACCGATGCTGCCAGGGTAGCAGAAAAAATCCTTCGGGCATTAGCGATGCCATGTAATGTTGGTCACTATGAGCTAGGCATTAGTGTCAGTATCGGGATCAGCTTCTATCCCGATCATGGGTTAAATGAATATAGTTTGCTCGAGAATGCTGATACCGCTATGTATCGTGCAAAGAAAAGCGGTCGAAACCAATGTCAAGTATTTAGTCATGATATGAACAACAAGAACTGACAATGTAATCATAAAGAACGTTGAACCAGTTTCGATACCCATTCTATTAGTATTCACTAGACTCAAGGGTCACGCCACGCTCGTGTGGCGTTGTACGCCTGGGAGCTGGTTATGACACGATTTTATCGCCGTTTTAGTGTGATGTTGCCACTTGCATTGCCCGCTTTGCTGCTTAGCTCAATGGCTCATGCGGATGCTCAGCAGGCGAGAGCCTCGGTATTAAGTGCTGAAGAGTCTGACCCTAACCGGCTAGGGTGGATGCAGGGTTTTCCTCCCGCGCCGGAGCGGGTGATTGGCCAGCCGGACTCCAACTACTTTAGCTTCCCCAAAATGCGCTGGACGGTGTGTCACTTCCGCGAACTACTGCCTACCAAGCAGGTTAGCCGTGGGTTGGGCGCGCCTGTGTCGCTCACCTACGCATTAGATGACGCGATAAACGACGTCACTTTCACCCCGATTGACGGTAGTGAGCCTATGTCGTGGCAGGCGTCGCTAAACGAAAACTACACCGATGGTTTGCTGATTCTTCACCAGGGCCAGGTGGTGTATGAGACTTATTCAGGCTGTTTAGATGAAGCGGGCCAGCACGGCGCTATGTCGGTGACTAAATCCATGACCGGCTTACTAGGTGAAATTCTGGTGGCCGAAGGCGTATTAGATGAGCAGGCGTTGGTAGGTGATATTCTGCCGGAATTAACCGACAGTGCTTTTGGTAATGCCACTGTAAAACAGCTGCTTGAGATGACCACAGGCCTTGCTTACAGCGAAGATTACAGTGATCCCAACGCTGAAATCTGGGCCTACAATGCGGCGGCAAGCCCGCTTCCCAAGCCAGACGATTACACTGGGCCGCGCACCTATTATGAGTATTTAGCGACGGTACAGCCGGAAGGTGAGCATGGGCAGGTTTTTGGCTATAAAACGATTAATACCGATGCACTTGGGTGGGTGGTCGCGCGCACGACGGGTGAATCGGTGGCGTCACTATTGTCATCGCGTCTTTGGCAGCGGTTGGGCATGGAGCAGGATGCCTACTTTACCGTGGACTCCATTGGTACGCCGTTCGCAGGTGGCGGTTTGAGTGCGGGCCTTCGAGATATGGCCCGAGTCGGGCAGTTGGTGCTCAATGACGGCGTATTGGATGGTGAGCAGCTATTTCCTGCAGCGGCTGTTGAGCGCATTCGACAAGGCGGCGACAGGGAAGCGTTTGCGGCCGCGGGTTACCGTTATTTACCGGGCGGCAGTTACCGTGGCATGTGGTGGTCTCTGCATAACGAGCATGGTGCCTTTGCCGCAAGAGGCGTGCATGGGCAAACCATTTATATTGATCCCACCGCTGAGATGGTGATTGTGCGCTTTGCATCGCACCCGGTAGCGGGCAATGCGGCTAACGATCCTACGTCGCTACCCGCCTACCAAGCCGTAGCGGAATACTTGATGGAAAAAGTGGATCCGCGTTAAAGCGTCGCTATTATCTCTACTAAACCAAACGTCGTAACGCCAGCAGCCACTGGCCAGCCTAAAGAGCGTAACCGCCACCACACCAGCAGCGTGACGGAAAGCCCAATGGCGGTGGCTAGCCAGGAAATGGCGTTTGGGTTAACGGGCACAATGGAAACCCCCAGCACGGCGGCAATCATTAATGGCCCAAGAATACCCAGCCACTGGGGCATTGTATTAATGCCCGTGTCGCTGCCCAATCGGCGCTGCATCCACAAGAAGGGCACCACGCGCATCAGCAGGGTGCCAATAGCGCAAACCGCGACGGCTAGCCATAGCTCAATACTCATGATGTGCGCCTCCGTGTTTGGAATTTGACCATGTAGAAGCACAGCGCGCCGCAGGCAGCGGCGAGCGGAATAGCCACATTACTCCACCCCGAGAGGGTCAAGCCCAGTGCGGCCAGAATGGCGCACCCCATGGCGGCTGCCCAGCGTTTATCGGTGAATCGTGGTGCTACCATGGTTAGAAATAGCGCGGGCAGCGCGAAAGGCATGATCTCTCCCAGCAGCGGCCAACGTGCGGTAAACGCTCCACCCGCGGTGGCACCGACAGACGTTCCTACAATCCATGCGCCCCAGGCCAGTAACGATGCACCCACAAACCAGCTAAAACGCTTAGCGTCAGGCAGTTGTGGAAGCCGAGTTAAGGCCAGTGCAAACACCTGGTCGGTTAGGCCGTGCATTAGCCAAGGCCAGTGGCGGCTGCGCGGTAGCAGTCCGGCTAGGTTAGGGCCGTATACCACATGGCGCACATTAATTAGCAGCGTCATCGCCACCACCAGCCATAGCGGTGCACCGGTGGCAATCATGCCCACAAACAGAAACTGCGAAGCGCCGGCGTAAATCAGTGCGGATATAGCGGTGGCTTCTAGGGTGCTAAAGCCTGCTTGGCTAGCCACTAAACCAAACGATAGTGCCACTGGTATGTAGCCACCCAATAGGGGAATGGCTTCGCGTACGCCTTGCAGCGCGCTACGCCACGGCGAGTGGCTGGCAAGTTGGTTCATGGTGCATCTCCCGGTTCGCCGTAAGTAACGGTGAGTAGTAGGGTGGCCTCATGGTCTTGGGTGCGGTAGCAGTGTGGCTGGTCGGCGGGAAACGTTTTGGTCTCTCCAGGCGTTAGCACTGTGGTGGCTCCCTCTGGACCTACTTCTAACCAGCCGCTAATCAGGGTCAGCGTTTCTTGAGTACCCCGTGTATGAGCTTCAGCGTGGCGCAGGGTATGGGGAGCACAACGCATCCAGTAAGCATCTACCTGGGGCACGCCTTTTCCCTGATCAATCAGCTGCACCTGCACGCCATCTTCCCCGAGAGGCACATTAATGGGGGCAACCAACGTGCCGAAGGGAACGTTAAGCTGTACTGCCAACCGCCAGATAGTATCCAGAGTTGGATTGCCGTTGCCTTGCTCAAGGCGGCATAGGTTCGATTTGGCAATACCCGCTTTATTGGCTAAATGCGACAGCGACCAACCACGCGCTTGGCGAAGAGACTGCAAATGCTGGCCTAGGGTGCTTAGTGAGTGCTCATCCATTCGGTTATCTCGCTGTTCCTTTTATAGAACGTTCTATATAAGGAACAGCGAGAAGTCAATCATGTTGCGTTATAACGTGTGGTCAGAACCGGAGGGTTGCTGGGCTCGGCAGGCGGCAGCAGTGAACAGCACATCGGTTGATGAATTAAGTGCGGTTTCGGTCGCGTCCTGTACCACGCTGATGACAAATCCAATCGCCACCGCTTGCATAGCGACTTCTGTAGGAATACCAAACAGGTTAGCGGCCATTGGAATGAGCATGAGCGAACCACCGGCCACGCCTGAAACACCGCAGGCAGCCAGTGCAGACACTACGCACAGTAGTAGGGCAGTGGGGAAGTCGACGGTAATGCCTAGCGTATGGGTGGTCGCCAATGTAATTACTGTTATGGTGATAGCGGCACCACACATGTTGATCGTCGCGCCGAGCGGAATTGAAATAGCGTAGGTGTCGGCATCCAGCTTTAGACGGCGGCACAGCTCTAAATTTACGGGAATATTCGCCGCAGAACTACGGGTGAAAAAGGCGGTGATGGCACTGCCGC
This genomic window from Halomonas sp. TD01 contains:
- a CDS encoding Crp/Fnr family transcriptional regulator; protein product: MLEPRDFQQNALLGLLPEDELNRLLPHFEEVTLTLGQSLCESGQHMHHVYFPLDSIVSLLCVMENGASTEIAVVGYEGVVGVSLFMGGETTPSRAIVQSAGKAIRLKGQLLKNEFYRAGPMQRLLLRYTQALLTQMAQTAVCNRHHNLDQQLCRWLLLSLDRLHGNELIMTQELIANMLGVRREGVTEAAGKLQRAGLISYHRGHINVLDRLGLEERVCECYSVVKDEYDRLLNHHNVM
- a CDS encoding AzlD domain-containing protein; the protein is MSIELWLAVAVCAIGTLLMRVVPFLWMQRRLGSDTGINTMPQWLGILGPLMIAAVLGVSIVPVNPNAISWLATAIGLSVTLLVWWRLRSLGWPVAAGVTTFGLVEIIATL
- a CDS encoding diguanylate cyclase domain-containing protein; its protein translation is MDKNVMLYGGHQSNNAQTTENDAEQVADERLRSVENALQVERGWAKATLNSIGDAVLTTDLSARVTYLNRVAEALTGWASVEALGKSIDQVLKLINIRTNEPAPNPALRAIEENRTVGLALDCVLIRQDGSQLEIEDSAAPIHDSHGVTVGAVIVFHDAKHSLTRAEQLAYQAHYDALTKLPNRFLFAEHLARAIRLAKRHDHYVALLYLDIDNFKCINDSLGHAVGDSLLQFVATCLVECVRDTDCVCRQGGDEFIVLLSEIEKLTDAARVAEKILRALAMPCNVGHYELGISVSIGISFYPDHGLNEYSLLENADTAMYRAKKSGRNQCQVFSHDMNNKN
- a CDS encoding serine hydrolase domain-containing protein, coding for MTRFYRRFSVMLPLALPALLLSSMAHADAQQARASVLSAEESDPNRLGWMQGFPPAPERVIGQPDSNYFSFPKMRWTVCHFRELLPTKQVSRGLGAPVSLTYALDDAINDVTFTPIDGSEPMSWQASLNENYTDGLLILHQGQVVYETYSGCLDEAGQHGAMSVTKSMTGLLGEILVAEGVLDEQALVGDILPELTDSAFGNATVKQLLEMTTGLAYSEDYSDPNAEIWAYNAAASPLPKPDDYTGPRTYYEYLATVQPEGEHGQVFGYKTINTDALGWVVARTTGESVASLLSSRLWQRLGMEQDAYFTVDSIGTPFAGGGLSAGLRDMARVGQLVLNDGVLDGEQLFPAAAVERIRQGGDREAFAAAGYRYLPGGSYRGMWWSLHNEHGAFAARGVHGQTIYIDPTAEMVIVRFASHPVAGNAANDPTSLPAYQAVAEYLMEKVDPR
- a CDS encoding Crp/Fnr family transcriptional regulator → MTSIFHAADANHLLADLPTAERDAFMASCETVPLAFGEVLFQPTDTVTHAYFPINSFISQIVILNVDSRLEVAMAGREGMLGISLVLGVEEAPLLALVQGEGLALRINAASFQRLLLSSPVLHQRLKRYLYVVMNQLANSAACIHFHRIEERLARWLLMTHDRAKTDSLQLTHEFLAMMLGVRRAGITLAAIALQTRGLIRYRRGEIIVIDRQGLIEASCKCYADDCALYSKILILKE
- a CDS encoding AzlC family ABC transporter permease, whose translation is MNQLASHSPWRSALQGVREAIPLLGGYIPVALSFGLVASQAGFSTLEATAISALIYAGASQFLFVGMIATGAPLWLVVAMTLLINVRHVVYGPNLAGLLPRSRHWPWLMHGLTDQVFALALTRLPQLPDAKRFSWFVGASLLAWGAWIVGTSVGATAGGAFTARWPLLGEIMPFALPALFLTMVAPRFTDKRWAAAMGCAILAALGLTLSGWSNVAIPLAAACGALCFYMVKFQTRRRTS
- a CDS encoding helix-turn-helix domain-containing protein, which produces MDEHSLSTLGQHLQSLRQARGWSLSHLANKAGIAKSNLCRLEQGNGNPTLDTIWRLAVQLNVPFGTLVAPINVPLGEDGVQVQLIDQGKGVPQVDAYWMRCAPHTLRHAEAHTRGTQETLTLISGWLEVGPEGATTVLTPGETKTFPADQPHCYRTQDHEATLLLTVTYGEPGDAP